The window TACTTTTAAACACGATATCATCTTTGCTGCATTTAATGGTGAGGATTCTTTCTTATTCTGTAGTCATGATTTTGTAAAAGATATAGAAAAGCAATATGATGCATTCTATAACATTAACATTGACTGTATCGGTAAAACCGATGGCGGTGACATAACCATCAATGGTACGCATGATGCATCCCCCATCAATACCACATTAACACAAGCTTTATTAACCAATTTTGAAAAGAATCATGTAACACTGTTAGATGAATTCTATGGTGCAAGTGATCACATCCATTTTGTTAATAACGGTCATGCAGGTATTACCCTTGGCCAAAAAGACCTAATGGGTGAAAACGGCGGTACAATGATTCATACCAAAGATGATAATCTGGACTATGTGGATTATGATGAAATGAGGAAGGTAGCAGATACGCTCTTTGACTTCATACTTACCAATGATGGTACCATCTATGTCCCTACGCCATCCTAAATAATCGTCACACGTTGCTGCATCTACAAAACATAAAGCCGCTGTTGTCCAAGCATGTCAATGATCTAAGACATATTGTTGGATGACAGCAGCTTTTTTTGTTAAATAAATAACAAAAAAGCTTCATCTAGCATTAATCTACCCCTCTTTAATCACATCATTCTTAGAACAAGCATATAATATTGTAAAATAGGAAGCTTGGCTGTATCTGTAAAGCAAAATGAGTAGGTGATTAATTGAAAATATGTGTAATAGGTGCTGGATATGTAGGACTCGTAGCCGCATTATCCTTTGCAACATTTAAAAACAACGTTATATGTGTCGAAAAAGATCAAGAAAAAGTGGATAAATTAAAACAAGGTGTTCCTATTATATATGAGAAAGGGTTAGAACCCTTATTAAAAACATGTTTATCGAAAAAAAAGATAATATTTACAACGGATATAGATAGGGCTGTTAAGAAATCTGATATTATATTTATAGCTGTAGGAACACCTACTAAAGAGGATTGGAGTGTTGATGTATCCCAGGTCATGGAAGTGGCTAATCAAATATCTCAATCCATAAACACGTATAAAATTATTGTAACGAAAAGTACTGTTCCTGTGGGAACACAAAAGCGTATTAAGGACATTATCCATGATAATGGGGTACAAGAAAACAAGTATGATGTGGTGTCAAACCCTGAATTTTTACGAGAAGGTAGAGCTATCAACGATTTTTTACATGGTGAAAGAATTGTTCTAGGCTGTGATTCAGAAAAAGCTAGTAGCATCATGAAAAAATTGTACAAACCTTTAAGAACCCCTGTTATTGTAACGACCCCTCCAACAGCAGAGCTGATTAAGTATGCTTCCAATGCTTTCCTGGCAACTAAAATATCTTTTATTAATGAATTAGCTAATCTCAGCAATATTGTTGAAGCTGATATAGATACCATTGCTTATGCCCTAGGTATGGATAAACGTATATCCCCTGAATTCTTACAGGCAGGTATTGGCTATGGTGGATCCTGTTTCCCAAAAGACACAAAAGCGCTCGTTAATATCGGTAAACATTATGACTATGACTTTCGTATTGTTAAAAGTGCCATTGATGTTAATGAAACCCAACGCCTTCTTCCTATTGACATATTATTAAATCATTATGAAAGCTTGGAAGGTAAAATCATTACCCTATTGGGTCTTACATTCAAACCGGGAACGGACGATATAAGAGAAGCGCCTTCCCTATACATTATTAAGGCCTTACTTGAAAAAGGTGCCATCGTTAAGTGTTATGATCCCATGGTAAGTAATGAGATTAAAAAAATATACCCTCAACTGACCTACTGTGATGACCTCTATGACAGTGTTGTTGATTCGGAGTGTCTTATACTCTGTACTGAATTAGATGATATCTATCAAATGGACCTCAAGAAAGTGGTTAAGAAAATGATGAATGCTATCATGATTGATGGAAGAAACATGTTTGACATGGATGAGGTGAAATCTAAGGGGTTTAAGGGTTACTATTCTATGGGAAAAGGATCTTATACGTAAGTACTGTAAATACATGATAAAAGCGACTACGTGGCATCTTGTAAAGCAAGTTGTTGCGTTAGAAAATTTCCTTGACGCATATGAAAACGCTTCTATTTCATATGCTAGTTCGAGGATTTTCCTATAACTATAAGAATAAAAAAGTGTGCTGTGCACACTTTTTTCATGAATAATATAGGATGATACGACCATTATTTTACTGTTTCAAACAAGGCTAATAATTGATTCGCTACCCTTCTGAACGTATAGTGTTCTTCTGCATCTTGACGAGCTTGTTTTCCCATAGCTGCAGCCTCATCAGGGTGATCTAATAGATAGGTTATCTGCTCTGCCATTGCTGCTGGATTATCATAATCATCAATGACAATACCATTAACATGTTGCTGGAATAACTCAGCGTTACCACCACGATTGGTTGTTATAATGGGTAGACCTGCTGCCATGCCTTCATAGTGAATACGAGCTAAAGGTTCGCGCCATTGTGAGGCACATATGAAGATATCACCAATGTTATAAAAATCTGGAATTTCATCTGTTGCTAAAAAACCAGTAAAGACAACCGGACCAGGTAAGGTCTTGGATTCTTCATGTATTTTAGTGGTAAATTCATCGATCTCATTGCTTCCATACCACTTACTTCCAACAAATACTACAGCTGTATCAGGATGCGTTTCCATCACAGACCTCATGGCTTCTAAAACGATTTGCTGCCCTTTCTTGGCACTCAATCTGCTCACACATAAGACTACTTTTCGCCCTTCTATTTTATATTTCTTTAACAGTTGATTTTTTATTGCTAGTGCTTCCTTAGAGCCAGCTGGGTGATAGAGATCAACATTTGCAGCTGAATAAACAGGATGTACTTTTCCCATAGCAGAAGGATACATGTTAATCACTTCGTTACCAATGAATTTACTTACCGTTGTAATAAACTCTACTTTATCAATCACTTCTCTGGCTTGGGGCGGTGATATTTTCTTAGGTATCATCATTTCATTATGCAAACTAAGACTGAACTTGGTATGGGGTACCACTTGACTCAATTGTTTAACCCACTTTGGTCGATTAAACACGTGAATTAAGTCAAAGGATTCTTTGTTCATACTCAATACTTGTTTTATATTCCTCACATATTCTGATTTTGTTCTTGCACCAAGGCGAATAAATGTAATGTTGCCATTGGTTTCTTTCTCCGGTAAATCACCCTTTAAAACTGAAAACACGGTGACACGATGCACCTTGGCTATCATCGGTAATATATTATCAATATAAAGCTGAATAGCTCCCCCAAGTACAGGTGGAACAGGTAACTTATCTGTGCAAACAAATGCAATATTCATAGCGTCCCCCCTCTCTCTAGTGCCACTGATTAAGAATTGCTATTTTTTGTTGCTCCAATTTTGCAATTTTAGCGATCTTACCAGGATTCACGGATTTGTTTTTGGCGAATATATTTTTGATGGTGCCAAAAAACCAGTGTGGAAATAGCATATCAATTTTTAGAACTTCTTTGTCTTCTGATGATAAAAGATTGTTTTTATTGTACATAGCCAAAATGTTATGGATATCATCTAATTCCCATTTCCCCCGTTTTTCTGCTCTTTTGCCAATAATTTTTCTTAGATCACGAGCAGGCAGGTCATAGGTGACACCATCCAGATCAATAATGTATACGTCATCAGTGGTTCCAATGGCATTACCAGAACCATAATCTTGATGGCACATGGTTGATTCATGTAATGCTTTGTTGGTTAATTGACCATAAGAGGATTTTTCAAGCTGCTCAATGGCTTGATTACATAATGCTATGATGCCATCAATGTATTGCAGATACGTTTTATACCCACTATGTGAAGGGTTCTCACTGGCTATCCCCTTCCATTTCTCCATTCTATTGCGCATGGATGTATATTGGTCAACCCATCTTCCAAGCTTTGTGGATATTTTTGCTCCTTCGGGTGCTTGATAACCTGTAGACATGGCATGAAAAGCGGCTAATCCTTCAATGCCCCTAACAAAATCAGCTGATTTCGTAAAATTAAGGTCTCTTCCATGAATCCATTCGTAGAGAACAAACAATTGTTCGTTATGAATGGTAATTGCCTCACCTGAGGTATTCAGATGGATTTTAGGTACTTTTCCACCTTTAGTATAGATATGGCGTTGAGCATTCACGGAAAAAGTAGCTTTTTCAAGGGTATGTCGAAGGCGTTTCAAACATAATGTTTCACCATTATAATTAAATCGCCATAAACTTTTTAAACCATCATTTTGTATCACTTTAATATCTTGAGGGACAATATTATATTTTGAAAGTACATGACTGGCTATATCCATTAATTCACTCAATGAATTGGTTACTTTCATTAATCTCACGTTCCTTTCTTTATAATAATGAATCGATGATGCTATTGAATGCTTCAATGATAGGCTCTTTTGATTTTTCAATAGCAATCACATGCTTCAACTTCTTAACGTATTTATCTTCTGACCAACTTGCTTCTCTTTGTTGATAATATTTACTCATAAGTCCTACAAACAAATGGGGATACATGATAGTTGGTAATAGTACCTGCCATTGCCATGCTTCTAGTGGATTTTCTTCTTGGTACCATGCTAGAATGTCTCTTGTTAAGGAAATATCCCATCCTTCACGTTTTTTCATAATTTTATTAAGGAACTTTCGTATGTCTTTTGTTGGTAAATCAAAGGCTATGGAATCTGGATCAAGTACATAGATATGCCCTGTTGGATCCAATATTAAATTCCCATCAATGAAATCTTGATGAACCAAACATCCTGCTTGTTTCATGTCTTCTGACCATTTGTTGTATTGGGATTGATGATGGATAGCAAGAGCCTTATCCACGATATCACGAAACAATGGATACTCTGTCAAAATCAACAGTCCAAAGGCAGAATGCTCTTGTTTTGCCTTTTCTTCTTCATAAAACCCGTTTAATTGTTCCATCTTTTTACTCACTTTATGACCCCATGTTCCAAGCAGATCATTGGGTTTACTGCCACTTGGTGCTTGAAACCCGACAGAAGCTGCATGAAACTTAGCCAGTTCTTTTATGATCATCTCAAGCCCTGCCCTTTTTTTAGAACTAGGTGCATTGCCTTTGATGGCTTCGTTAAGGACATAGTTAGCGCCATCTACTTGAACATATTTTTCTCCCTGTTTTGAAGGTAATATTGCAGGCATCTTAATGCCTCGCTCTACCAGGTATTCGATTGCTGCAATGATAAAGTCAAATTTATCACATGGAATTGAATTTTTCTTTAGAATTTTATAGCCTTCTGGTGTTTCAATCCACCATACACCCTTTTTCACTTTGTAATTCTCATTTCTAATACGAAGAACCTCCATATCATATGCACTTAAAACTTTTGATAAGTCTTCAACTGGCATGTATGAATCAACTCCTTTTACACATATTTTCTATGAAGAACTGTCCCTTCATTTCATGAAGATAGACTCTCTTCAGCGTTAAGCTTAAACCATATAGGCAAGCAGACCATCTACTAAGACGTTTAATGGTCTAAATAGCTAAATAGAGTCTATCTCCTAGAAACTGCTAACCATCAAAATGTTTTATGGACAGCCTTGTTATCTTATTTTAGAGATAATAATCCTTTGGGTTTTTAAACATGTCTTCTCCTTCTTGCTCCTCTTCCTCTTCATCAAATTCTGGTTCTTCGCCCCAATTAATCTTTAGTCCAAAAGAGCCGTAATTGTACTCTTCATCATATTCAAATTTTACTTTGAATTCAAATTCTTCGCCGCTTGGTAAGAAAACATCTTCGCCTTCAATCTGTAATTCGCCTTTGAATAATTTCGAAAGCATTGAATTTAGAAAATGTACACCTTCTTTTTTATTGCCTACAAAAACCTCTTTACACTTCAAATTCTGTTCCTCCTTATTTTTAATACCATCATAACAACTTCAATGAATGTCTGTTATACATTTTTAAAGTTACTATAGTATATGAATAAGAAAAAAAAGTGTTCACCTTGTACACAAAAAATTGTACAAACAAAAAAACGTCAACCCCTATAGGATCAACGTTTTATCCATTGACTAATAGTCAATACCTGCTGCCATTACATTATCTGGATCAAAAGCATGACATGGTGTAACACCAAAAACCATTCCACAATGGGGACATTTATCTTCAAATGTTACCATTTCAAATGATTGATCACATGCCTCACATTCTATGGTAAGGGGCATGGGCATATGCTGTGTCGAAAATCCCATCATTCTTACCTTATCAACCACTTGTTTTCCATTTTCAAAACTTCCTGAACATCCTTCGTGCATTCTAATATCCTCCTTTAAGGCAACTTTTATTTTTTACTATGTGACCATAACTAAACCACAATCCATTGCATTGCTGTTATAAAACAGTTAATAAACGTATACCAATCGTACACTATGCATGAAGTAATCCTTCATGAATCATATCACCTGTTCTCAGTGTAGAACGCATAGCTTTTATGACCTTATCCATTTTTTCTAGTTCAATGAGCATTTCTTTTTCCTCATCACCAGTTTCAATGACTTTATAGATACCGCCGTTCTTGATGACAATACGTTTATCTGCCATAAGCGCTAAGCTAGGGTCATGAGTAGCCATGAGCACAATCTTCTCTTTACTCACTAAGAGATTAAGGGCTTTCTTACGATCAATACCAGCATTCTCTATTTCATCAATAAGCACAATTGGTGATGTGCTGAGTATGGCAGTATCTGCAATCATAAGCGCTCTAGACTGACCTCCGCTAAGGCTGGTAATGGGTGTATCCAGATCAAATTTCTCACCAGCTAGATGATTAGCTGCTTCAATGATTTTCTTAATGACACCTTCTTCATTCTCTACCATACGGCTTTTTGCATGGAGCTCTAAGAATTCATTCACCGTTAAGTCCATGACAAAATTCATATTCTGAGATAACTGAGCTACTAGTTTATTGCCAGAGGAAAAACGCCACTTTTTATCTGGCTCTTCACCATTAATTAAAATGGAGCGACCTGTGGGTGTATCGTTCATGGCTGTCCATTCAATATCGGCTAGTAAACGGCTCTTCCCAGAACCAGTAGGACCCACGATGGACACAATCTCACTTTTATGAATAACAAGCTCACCAAAGCCTTCTCTGTTTCCTGATTTATCATGCCCTGCAAGGATGGTTAAGGATTCTACCCCTTTTTCTTCCTTGATACCTAGGAATGTAAGCATCTGATTAATATAAATCACAATGTCATCCATTAGTTTTGAGGTATCAATAGCCCACTCTTCAATATCTTCTTCTGAAAAATGATCCAGATATGCTTTGAAAGTTGATGCTTTATAAGCATCCACATCTAACTTGTTATCTGCAAAGAAAGACATAATGAAGGGGTATTTTTCTTCTAGTTCGCCAATGGTCAATGTATTTAACATGTCTTTACGTATCATTTTTCCTCACCTAATTTCATTTTTCTGACGTTACCCATCTGATAATCTTCCCCAATACGTGTTTCTCCAAGACAATAAGAACACATAGCCGATGGCATGGAAAAGCGAAGTTGTTTTCCTTTAACGGAATCTATATCTGCTGTTTCATCATATAATAGGGTGCTTAGTTCATAAGCTCCTTGCCCTGTCAACCCATTAATATGCATGGTGACTGCTTTTGGATTCACGGAATTAACTTTTGATGAAAAGACTTCTCGTTCAGCTTGGGAGACAATATCACCTTTGGTGATCACAACAATATCTGCTGACTTAAGCATGGGTCCAATTTTTTTAGGTGTGTTAATACCACTTAAGTTATCAATCACACAGATGGCATTAATGTCTTTGATATAGGGTGAACAACGGTTACATAAACCGGCACTTTCTGTAATGAGCAAATCCAGATTTTCTTCAATGCCCCATTGTACCACTTCTTCAATATTGCTAACAAAATAATGGTCTGGACAAAGAGAACCTGAAAGACCTTTTTTAACAGGTACACCTGCCTTCTCATATAAAATATCGTCATCTGTATAGAGGCAATCAAACTTCACAACACCTACGGATAACCCTCTTTGTTGCAAGGCTTGAATGGTTTTTAAAATAACAGAGGTTTTTCCTGATGATGGAGGTCCTGAAATCGTTACTAAATTCATGGCTAACCACCCTTTCTATTCTATGGTTTCATTAAATATCTTTTCGCATTTTTCAATTAACCCACCAATGTCTGTCTCCTTAATATAGTCCCAACCAAGCCACATGTACTGGTGCTCGTTAGAAATCATATTGTCCACTTCTGGATTGACACTTGGGAACTTGCCATTATGTGCAAGAATTTCGCCGACATCTTTAGAGGCAAAGAAATCCACAACAGGTTTTAACAACTCTTTTTTATCTTTTTTAGCTAATAAGAATATGGGGCTAATAATGGCACCATCTGATGGCCATATAGCCGTCATTGGACCGCCACGTTTTGTCATTTTGGTGAAGAAATATGGCATAATGGTCACAACAGGTTTGTCGTATTTTTTACGATGCGATTTAACCATTTCTGATGGGTGCATACTTTTTAGCAAGCTTTTTCCTAATTTCCGTACACCTTCTTCGCCGTACTTCTGGTGAATATTTAATAAAATGGCATTGAATAAATCAAAATCACCTATGGGCAGACTCACGCAATTTTCAAATTCAGGTTTTAATATATCTTCCCATGACCTTGGTATGCTTCGCCCATTCAGCTCTTCTGTATTCACTAAGAATACTGCTGGCACAACCCCTATCATGGAGTAGCTTTTATCGGGGTCTTTTAGAGCGATACGGTCATTTTCAAAATCCTTATTATAATGTTCGAACCCTGTAATATCTTCAAAAACACCTTCTTCTTTAAACTTACCAATTAAATGTTTATCAAAAAACAAATCAAATCCAGCAGAAATAAAAACATCTGCAAGCACATCTGGATTTTCTGCCTTTTCTAGAGATTCCTTTAACCAATCAACGCCCATAGAAGCAGCTTTTAATTCATAATCAATTTTGATGCCCAAATGACTACCTGTATCTTCCATCCACTTTGTGAAACCTTCCATTAATGGAATTCTTACAGGGCAGGGTAATATCCCTTCAATTTTTACATTAGCACCTTCATGGGTTCCTTTATCCGCTTCATCTTGAATGGCCTTGTTGTGATTAATAGCATCTTCAAGGTTTTCAATAAAAACATCCACGTTTATTTTTTTCATTTTCATAGCAGCTTCAAGGTTAATCATTTTTCCAATGGTTTCTCTTTGTTTTTCATCACCCATACTCTCAAAACCGATTGATATAAACAAATCAATGGTTTCTGGATATCTATTGGTTATAGCATATAAGGTATCTGTTTGTTTCACATAATTAGCCATATCATCCATCCTTTCATATTTGTTCCATATTTTTCATCTATTTATAAAGGGTAACATGCTAAAGTTATCATACTAAAAGCTTTTTCTATTTGTTTCTTATTATACCTGTTTTTTAAGATTTCACCGTATCTTATGTTACCAACTTCATGTTTTATGTGTTATCAGAACCCAAAAAAGGACTGTCCACTGAAAAATAGCATAGCCTATGCTATTTTTTTTCTGGACAGTCCCATATTCGCTTATGGATACGACTATTATTTAGCTAATTGTAATATGTCGATAATAGCTTCTTTGTTAAGGGGTACATAACTACCCATTGTACCATCGCCAACTGCTTTTGTTGCCATTTCTTCAATACGGTCCTCAGGTATATCCGCATCACTTAATCGAATAGGCATATCAATGGACTTTAAAAAGGCTTCAAATCGTCTGATACCTTCAAGGGCAACCCCTTCATGATCTTCGGGCAGGTAATCCACATCCCATACGCGAACAGCAAATTGTACTAATTTATTTGGGTTATGTTTTAAACAATATTTCATCCAAGCAGGAAATACAATAGCAAGTCCTGCACCATGTGCAATATCATAGATGCCGCTTATTTCGTGCTCGATATCATGGGAAGCCCAATCGGATTGGCGACCTGTTCCTAACAGGTCATTATGAGCAACCGTACTTGCCCACATAATTTCAGCTCTTGCATGGTAATCCTCTGGTTGTCTTAAGACTTTTGGTACATTATGAATCATGGTTTTTAAGGTAGCTTCACTTAATCTGTCTGTTAAATCAACATGTTGTGTATTGGTGAAATAACGCTCCATGACATGAGCCATGATATCCACCGAACCACATGATGTTTGATAGGCTGGTAATGTATAGGTGATTTCTGGGTTCATAATCGCAAATTTTGGTCTTAATAACAGACTACCTGTAGGGCGCTTATACCAACCCTCTTCATTGGTGATAACCGTCCCTGCACTTGTTTCACTGCCAGCAGCAGGAATGGTGAGAACAACACCAATAGGTAATGCAGCCTCTATTTGACCCTTACCGCTAAAGAAATCCCATACATCACCATCATACAAAACACCCATGGCTATGGCCTTTGCTGAATCAATAACGCTTCCTCCACCAACAGCCAAAATAAAATCAATATGATGCTTTTTACACAGGTCTATACCTTCTTGTACAAGGGACAATCTTGGATTAGGCTTAACCCCACCAAGTTCCACATAGTCTACATGTGCATCCTTTAATGATGCAATGATGCGGTCGTATAAACCAATTTTTTTAATACTCCCGCCACCATAGTGTAAAAGCACTTTTTTACCGTATTTTCGAGTTTCAGTACCCACTTGGTTTTCGGTATTTTTTCCAAAAATAATTTCTGTCTTATTATCAAATCGAAAATCTAACATGTTTATCTCTCCTTATTTCTATCTAAACTTTTGGTTATCCTTGTTAAACCATTTCTTTTTCTAAGTGACGAATTTTATTGTCAATTTTTTCAAGGCTTTTTTGCAGTTCTTCTATATGTTGCATCACTTGTTTACGATGTTCCAGTAGAATCTCTTTTTTCCTGGTGCTGTTAAAACGACTTTGCCCTTTCATACTAAGACTTATAATCTCCCTAATACCAGCCAAAGACATACCTGTATCTTTTAAGCATCGAACAAAATCAATCCAGAACAGGTCATCGTCGTTATACATTCTTATGCCACTAGCATTTCTATGTATAATGGGTATTAGCCCCTCTTTTTCATAATAACGTAGCGTGTAGGTGCTTAACCCCACTTTTTCAGCTGTCTGTCCAATTGTATAGCCCATGCTTTCACCTTCCATCATATTATGGTATTGGAACTATCGCAAGTTTATTATATGCCTTATAGTTAACTCTAAGTCAAGCATTAATTTATTTTTTCGTAAAATGAATCCTTTAAGCTTATTTTTTGTTTAGATGGTAACACACTAAAAAAGATCTATAATCAGAATAGCATTAGAATAGCTACTAAGTATACATCTTTCATTCGGTTAATCCATATTTCTTCACGTTGAATTCTTAAAGGATTCAAGTCTTAAAAGAGGCTATCTTATAAAATACCCTTTTTACTCTTCTAAACACATTTAATAGGAATAACTTTGACTTAAATCCTGATATATTTCTAATACATCTATGTACGTATGACTTTCTTCAAAATTAACTGCATACAAGTTCATCATCTAAATGTCTATATTTCTGGAAATCGGAAAGTTTACCTTCATAAATAATATCCACATTATCTAATTGATAAAAATCTATTGTTGATACGAGATAACTTTTTTTGTTGAATAATTTCACACCGCTTCTTTCATGAACATGGGCTACAAAATGTGTACACACATACCCATAAGGTACTTTTAAAGGTATATTAAAAGGCATAGTAAATAAACAGAAAATATTATAATAGAATCGCCTTTTACGCTGTTTGAAGTATTCAATATTCTGAATGAGTTGTTTACGCTGTTCTGTTGTAATTTTTATCTTTAACACTAAACAAGTGGTATCTTTAAAATTAGCAAATGTTCCTCTGTCCACATACTCTCTTACAAAACCGGCTATAAGCGGGTTTCTGGGAAACTTTCTACCAAAGCTATACATTTCATTCAATTCTTCGTCAAGAGCAACTGATACATGGTTGTAAGGAATCTTCGTATACTTTTTAATTAATCGTGTTAAAATAGAACCCGTATCGGAAAGCATTATATATGTGTAGCGTGTCTCTTTCTTCATGCCCAACCCTCGTTTATTACATAATCTCATTAACATTCATCTTCTATGTTGCAATGTTACCACAAATTGTCTAAAAGTACAATTAAAATAGTATTAAAAAACACCGTATAATGTTAAATTTTACGTCATATTTATTTTCGAGAAAGCCCATCTAATATACGCCAGCTCCGCTCCTTTGCTGCTTTTTTTAGATGACGATCAGGATTAACAGCAATTGGATTACCTACTGCTTCAAGTAAAGATATATCCGAATAACCATCTGTAAGGGCCATACTCTTCTTCCAATTAATTTTTTCATCTTGGAATATTTCTTTCACTTTATCCAATTTTTGCTCACCACTAATAATGTTTATTCCTTGTTCCAAGTCAACGATACCATTGGTATAATTCAAGGATGTGCCAATCACCGTATCCATTTCTAGAAAAGCCCCAATGGGATAGATGAACTTGCTATGAGCACCTGATAATAATACCGTATGATACCCCTTCTTTTTAGCAATTTCAAGTTCATGTAAGACACCTAAGTTTAATAATTCCCTAGCTTCTATGGCACATTTTTCAAAAAAAACCTCGATTTGTTCTTCTGTCATGTTTTTAAACACGCGATTAAAGCGTTTAATGGCCATGACTTTCATCTCTGACTTGGATAACCGACCGATCCCTGATTTATACTGTATGTATAAAAAAACAATAGAGAAAAATACTTTATAATATCGGATTGCTGGATATCGAAATGACCGCCATCTGGATAACAAAAAAGGTAATGTATCCACTTGAAGTAGTGTTTTATCGAAATCAAAAATTGCTAATTTCATTTAATTCCTCCTCATTCGTAACATAACTGCATTATACCTTATTTATTTTACGATATAGTCGCTTAAAAAACAAGTGACCAAACAGTTTTTTTAAAGGATGCAATCGGCTATCGAAAAAATACGCTTTTTGATGCCAGCCTTTTTCAACCCAATAATTTCTGTCTATGTCAAGGAGTTTCAATGCCAACGCTTTGTAGACTGAGAAATAAATAATTTGACCAAAAGATGGTCGATAATGTTCCATGGGCATGGCTAAATGCTGTAAAAATTTGTTATATTCTTCAGGTACTATTTTTTTATCCATGGTGGATACTTTTCGCCCAATTGTATCTGTTGGAAAAGCTCCCCATTGAAGAGCTACATTCTTTAGATATTTTGAAGTAGCCTTAATACCTGAACCTGCTGTGGATATGACAAATAGCATAGGTACACCATACAATGCTGGCCGATGTGCCCATTTGCATGTACGATCAAAAAAATTCTTTAGCATACCGCTTACTTGATTCATATAGACAGGTGAACCGATAACAATACCATCATAGGTTAGGAGTTTTTTCATGAGTTTTTGAGAATCATCTTGTATAGGGCAGCGATCCGTCATAATACATGCTTCACAACCGGCACATGCTTTTATGCTATAGTCATGGAGATGTATAATATCCATATGAATGTCCAACGGTTTTAGTTGTTCTTTCAATTCAATCAGCAAACCATACGTGTTTTTCTTACGTTTGCTGCTGTTAATGGCTATTACTTTTTTTCCCATAAACCAACTGGCCTCCATTTATTTCATGGTTAATTTTTGGACATGTTACTTATAATAATAATGATTATATATGTTCTTGATCACATAATCAAGTTTCTTAGTCTATATCTATTATAAAGGATGGTCATATATGAAAAATCTTAACAAACTGAACGAGAT is drawn from Vallitalea pronyensis and contains these coding sequences:
- a CDS encoding flavodoxin family protein, producing the protein MGKKVIAINSSKRKKNTYGLLIELKEQLKPLDIHMDIIHLHDYSIKACAGCEACIMTDRCPIQDDSQKLMKKLLTYDGIVIGSPVYMNQVSGMLKNFFDRTCKWAHRPALYGVPMLFVISTAGSGIKATSKYLKNVALQWGAFPTDTIGRKVSTMDKKIVPEEYNKFLQHLAMPMEHYRPSFGQIIYFSVYKALALKLLDIDRNYWVEKGWHQKAYFFDSRLHPLKKLFGHLFFKRLYRKINKV